In the Triticum aestivum cultivar Chinese Spring chromosome 2B, IWGSC CS RefSeq v2.1, whole genome shotgun sequence genome, CTACCTCTTCACCACCATGCAGGCCACGGTGGCGGCGCGCAACCCCAACGACCGCGTCGGCGTCTACTACGACGAGGCGGACATGTACGCGCAGTACAAGGGCGTGGCCATCACCGTGCCCACCCGCCTCCCCGTCGCCTACCAGGGCCACCGGGACCAGTCCGTGTGGTCGCCGTATCTGAGGTCCATGGACAGCGTGGTGCTCCCGCCGGTGCTCGCCGTGGCGCTGGCGCAGGACGAGACGGCCGGGTACGTGCTGGTGGACGTCAAGGTGGACGGCTTTGTGCGCTGGAAGGTGGGCACCTGGATCTCCGGCCACTACCACCTCCGGGTCAACTGCCCGGCCCTCATCAGGGTGAACGAGGGCAAGGGCAGCTACGGCGCCACCACCGGCGGCGGCCCCGACTACTTCCGCTTCCAGCAGGCCGCCGCATGCGCCGTCGACGTCTGATCAATTCATGCATCATCATCGGTTCTTGGACCTCCACCCATCCATATTCATATGCATGTCTCCAAATTCAAATTCAGGGGATGGAATCGATTGAttgcttttctctctctctctctctctctctctctctctctctctctagtttctTTCTTGCTTCTTTTTAATTAGTCTCTTATTTTTGACTTGTTGATCGATCGGTTGGTTAAAGAAGCGAATGAAAGAAAAACACCTACAACTGAAGCTTCTTCGATTGCAGCTTTTCTTGTTCTTCTTGTTGAGAATTCGGTTGGTTGGGTGTTGGAGTCTAGCTAGCTAGCTTGGAGTGGAAGGGAAATTGATCCATGGAGTAAACGTCAAGTGCATATATATCTCCCTTTTTCTCCGGACAAAATTTATTTTGTTTTAGTAACTATTAACTACACAGCTGGTTTAACAGTTAACACGCTTCACTTAGTAACAAAGTGAAGCGCGTGAAGTTCCTTTTTCTGCTTCTGATCTGATGGATCGTCTCAGTTCGTGGTGGAGAGATACGGACTTTTCTCTCGGATTTCAACTTTTGGCTGAAAGTGCTCTCTTGGAGAGCGATCAGAGGAGAGCTAGCTGATCACGCACGTAATCCTGCTGCCTAATCAGTGTACGGGTGTGCCCTGCTGCTTAATCAGCGAGAGTGATAGTATATCTAGTGGACCAATTAACAGTTAGCAGCTAGGTACGTAGGTGGCTCAATTGGACGCTTGGCTGCAATGCAAACCCGGGCACGTACGCCACCGCGCAGTACACCTACGTACGTACATGCTGATGGATGGTGACGTAGCTAGTTGTATGTATGTAGCCGCGATTATATATCTTCTCGGTTGACCTCTTGCCACGAATTTCTGCGCGGCAGCATGTGCACCTTATCGATCCTTCCAAGTCACGCACCGCACGTCTTTGCAGAAGGAAAGGCACAAGCAAAGTCGCCACGGCTAACTTGAAATCTGGGTGACCTGAGGATGCATGCATTGACTGGATACATGGTGGCTTCATAATTCTGAACCCAGCTCGGTAGAGCGTACGGAGTGCTCGGCATAATTCGACTCCAATGTTAGCTAGCTAGCTTTGTTCAGACTTGATTGATCTTGGCGCATGTGCTTCGACTACGATAGTAGTAGTAATGGTTGGTGGATCGATGGACGGTTTGGTACCAAATGCCGGCATGATCGACTCGGTAGCTACTCCACTCCAGCTTGAAATTGAATACTCCTGCAACTACAAGGTAACGTCGGTGGCTCGCACACAAATGTATACCTTTTGAGCTAGTAGTAGCAGCTAGAGTGGTAGTGGTAGATGGTGAAGAGAATAGTGGATGCATGTGTGGTAGTAGTCGTAGCAGCTAAGAACTTTCTGTTGCAGGTCCCTTTCGCTCGCTCCCTCGCGCATCAACTGCTcacacctgcctgcctgcctgcgccCTCCCTCTGTAATGCATGCCGTTCCGGTCGGTGCAGTTGCGACGCAATGTGCCAATGTGGATAGATACAACATGCGCCTATAGTTGGCTGCATGTACCCGTCCATGCATGATAATGTCGTGCCCGATTTCACACACTACCCAAGGCAGAACACCTGCAAGAGAAGACCACCGACCCCGCGTCGCCCGCGTCTGGTGACACGGGGAAACCAGCGCCGCCGCTCCCCGCAACGCCGTCGCCGGAGGGCCGGCCGCGCGAAGCCGCGCCGCGCCCagggaaggtggcggcgaggcGGTCTCGTTCCAATCTCCGTTCCAGAACCCCTCCCCCGACCCTCGATCTGGCCGGAGCcgctccaccaccgcgccccccTCTCCAGCGCCCCCTCCCTCGTCCACTCCGACGGCGCTTGTCCCCGCCCTGGCCGGTTCCGGGACGGCGGCGGCACCCTGATGTCTTCCCCGCGCACTCGGCCCAGCCCGCCCAGATCCAATCTGGCGAAGCTCCTCCCCCATGGTGGGCGATTCGTGGCTGCATCGGCGGAGTCCTGCTGCTCCTGGCGCTGCGCCCCGCCCCTTGCTCCGCGTCCTTGGGTTGGGCTCCGCCTCCTCCCGCCCTCAACCACTCACCGTCGCCGACTGCGGTACTGCCGCCACGTCTCCCGCCTCCAGCGCCCCCTGCTCCGTCGTCGTCGTGCTTCTTCGCGGTGCTCGCCAACGAAGTCGGCGTCGTGGCTCCTGCGACTCTGGAGCCCTCCACCTCCCAGTTCCCCCGGTGGGCTGCCGCTGTTCGTGGCTTTACCCGCTGGGGGCACCGCAGCGGCCCCTGGGTTGTCGGCGGAGGCTCCATCCATCGTTGCCTCGTGGCTAGGAACTGcgccctccatcctcctgctcggcGTCTTCTCGCCGGCCTCCGACgccttccgccctcaaccactcaGTCACCGTCTACTGCAGTGCTCCGCGTCTTCCTCCTCCGCCACCCCCCTGTTCTATCGTCGTCGTGCTTCTGCTTGCACTCGCCAACGAAGGTGGCGTCGTGGCTCCTGCCATGGAGCCCTCCACCTCCCATTTCTCCCTCGGTGGGCTGCCGCTGCTCGTGGCTTTTCCTGCTGGGGGCGCCTCACCGGTGGTCTTCACTGGTGCCCTCGGCGTCAAGGTGCCTACCGACGTCGCTCTCCCGGTTGGATTCACCTGGATCTGGGGCCGCCCGTTCCTGCGCTGCCCGGTGCTGTTGGCGGTTGCTCTGCGATGCTCTTTGCGTGAAGATGTGACCGGGGATGGGAGAAATCCATGGTCGGCCGGCTGCTGCTGGCCGAGACAGCGGCGGCGCTTCACGTCGTTTCCATCTTGATGGCGTTGTCTTCATCCCCCGGTTCATCGCGATGGCCTGGGTGTACTCTGGGGTGTTCTCTGCTTGGTGACGTCCTTTGACTACGCCGACGATACATAGGTGTCGTGGCGCCGTCTCGGCCTGGCGTGACCTTTTGACTGTACCCCATGACACTGGTGGTGTCGCGGCGTTGTGCAGTCTATACCCCATGACATGGTGTTGTCGCGGCGTTGTGCATTTTGTACCCCATGACACATGTGGTGTCGCGGCGTTGTGCAGTCTGTACCCCAtggcatcggtggtgtcgcggcgtTGTGCGGTCCTGGTTGGCCGGCGCATTTCGATTGCGTCGATGGTACAATGTCTTGGTATGGTCTCGGCTGACTGTTGCAGTCGAGTGCtcgggggtgcccccccccccccccttcaccaTGTGTTTTTTCACTTTATCTCTCTTCTTGTGCCCCCCCTGTTCTTCTGGTTCACTTGAACCCTATCTTGTATTAGGCTGCAAAGTCTATAGGCAAAAATGAATACAATTCAGGTGGAGGGCTTTGCCCTCCCCCGGTGACCTTCAAAAAAAATGTCGTGCCCATGAGCCACCACTCTGCTCCATCTCCACATCAGAGTTGGGACGACATCGTTGACATGTATATTACAGCCCTTTTCGATGCGGAAAATTGTGATATGCGGAGGTATTCTTAACTAGTCAAGCAGTCCAACGGTAAATATATGTTGTGAAGAACAAAAGGGGTACTAGTAAAGTTTGAGTAGAGTGAGGTGCACCTTTGTACCCTGTGCTAAAGTGACTTGGAACTTCTTGACTTTAGCAGCTCAGATCACACCCTCCTTGAGGTTTCACTAAAGGGATCGGAGAGATAAAGGACGGAGGAGACTGGCTGCTGTTACAAGCCAACCGAGGCCCGAGTACCTAACTTGTGGACGAGGGCACTCTTTCACCATTAATTTCGGGGTGTCCGAGAGGACATGATTTGTGGAGGAGACACTAGGAGAGGCCGTTTGgaatgatcatgatgatgatataTATGAGGGGCTCCTGCGACCCGCGCTAGGGTTCCTCCTCGTCACCGCCGGCTGCCCTCGCCCCTTCCCGCCAGCGCAGGCCGCCTCACGCGTGCTCCCCGGTCGCCCCCCTctgtccctcctcctccccctcccccggcCCTCTTGCCGCCCCCCGAGGTGGTGGAGCGCCCCCCCTGCCCTCCTCCCCGTCTCAGCCCTTCTCCTCCTTCATCTCCCTTCGCCGCCGTCGGCAGCGACCTCCGGCGTgctcgggtggcggcggcggcggcggacgtcccTTCCCGCGCGCCGGGAGGGGGAGTCGGGGCTCCCTCCTGCTCGACGGCGGTGAGGCTTGGCGGCAGTGTTCTGTGGGCCTTGGATGCCCTCGACGCGGCGGCATGGCCGTTGGCTGCAGGCGGCGCGGTGGGCGGCTGGCGGCGGtgcccgctcggcccagatctaggccctttCGGGCCCCATCTAGGCTGGGGCGGGCCTGCGGTCCGGTGCGCGACGGCGTGGCTCCCTGGTGGTGTGACGAGGGGGCCGTGGCTGCGGTGGTGGTGGCTCCGGCGGCCGGCGTGCTGCAGCGTGGCTGCAGGGACTGTCCGGACCCGTTGGGGTccggccgggccggtggtggcctgGCGAGTCCCTGTCGCTATGTCCGGTCGGCTCCGCGCGGTGGTGGAGGTTGTTCCCTCCTGTCGGCTGTGGTGCGGTTGCCTCCGAGCCCGGTGTCTTCTCG is a window encoding:
- the LOC123047488 gene encoding NDR1/HIN1-like protein 12, giving the protein MAVKDCGGHKGGGCECHRRRLYRKCCGALLALLLLALFVILIVYLVLRPHKPRFYLQDLAVLCLNVTPPTSAYLFTTMQATVAARNPNDRVGVYYDEADMYAQYKGVAITVPTRLPVAYQGHRDQSVWSPYLRSMDSVVLPPVLAVALAQDETAGYVLVDVKVDGFVRWKVGTWISGHYHLRVNCPALIRVNEGKGSYGATTGGGPDYFRFQQAAACAVDV